agatacatatataatcaGATTCATCAACGGAAAGAGCTAACTTACCTGAGGTCTGGTGGTTTTTTTCATAGATAATTCAAGGAATTGTTGAATGTCAATCAGTGTTAACTGACCAAGGAGACAATTATCATCATCCACTATAAATGCACAAGACTGCTTCTCTTCCAGCATCAGTGACACTACATCTGTTAGAGAAGAGCTCATCATCGTTGTTACATATCTCCTTCTCATGGCTTGCGACACCATGATTTCGTCTGCTAAATTATTCCCTGCATCCTCTTCGGAGTCACTGTTCAGACACAGAGAACTCTCCAGTTCACAGATACTATTCCCATTCACCTCCTTCACATCTTTTGATTCTCTGGAAGTGTCGGTTGCCTTTTTCCTTGTCTTGTCGGACGTAATCCATGCAGAGAATCCCACAGCTCCCAAAAGAGGCAGAACAATACGATAATCCTGTGTTAATTCAAACAGAAGCAAAACTGCAGTAAGGGGTACCTGGCAAACACCAGCTAACGTAGCAGCCATGCCAACCTACATtagaaatatactactattatcatTGGAGTACATATTAGGAATCATTGCTACTAAAGATGGTGAAATATTACCAATGCATAAGCTTGAGGCGAAGCGACTTCCAGGACTGAAAGTTGAAAAACTGGATTGGATATGGAAACCAGATGACCCACAATTTTTCCATATGCCATTCCTGTTGCTGCACCGATGAATAGAGAGGGTGCGTAGTAACCACCTACTAATCCAGAAGCTCTGCATAAGGAAGTCGTCACTATTTTGACAGCCACCAACTGCACCAAGAGTTGAGCAGAAAGGCTGAATGAGAATGGCCGTGATTCTAAGAGCGTGTTAACATTCTCGAATCCCCAGTAAAGGATCTCCGGATATGCTAAGGCTATAAATCCAACTGTCAAACCACCAAGTATGGGAAACAATGCTCTGGGTATCCCAACACCTCTTTCAATCTCATCAAACAAATCCAGCATAAAAGATGTGCACTTTGATAAGCCAACCGAGATTACACCACATAATGCGCCTAACAGAAGATACAGCGGCAGTTCTGAACTGACAAGAAGAGGAGATTAAATTAAAGCacagaaatggaaaatggAATTTTTGCCTTTCTTCTCTTTGAGTTGTATAATGAGGAAGCTAAACATTACCACTTGGAGAACGAAAGTCGTAGAGTGGGACAGCAAAAGCTGGTTCAGAGCCCAGACCGATTTCTGATATGACTGAAGCTATAACAGCACTCAAAATTACCATTGAAGTTGTGTTTGTAAGGGATAAGGATGACTCTGCAGGTGAAGGCCACAAGACTGACTCCACCGCAAAAAAACAACCACCAACAGCAGCATTGAATCCTTTATCCACCAATAAATGTTAGTTGcattatcaataaattaacCTAAGAATCTTACATAGTAATCATTATAACTAAATCAGATATTAAAATCACTACTTTTATCATCATATTTTGCATTCTGCgtcaacattttttaatttgaactCTTCATAAGTTAAACAAAAATGTTGAAGTAGGACGTTTGTTAAAGGATCAGGTTTAGGTCTGAAGAGACCAATTTCAGTTATTTGGTTGAGTAAACAATTGGCAAGGAAAAATTAGTGATAATAAATCTGGAAGAGGACAAACCTGCAGCAATTCCGGCAGCTGACCCTGCAGCTCTGAGTGAAAGCTTTCTTTTAGCTCCTCTATCCAAAAAAGTGCCTACTCCTTTGGCTATGGAGACACCAATCTCAACACTTGGGCCTTCCGGTCCTAACGAGTTCCCCGTTCCCAAGGTAACACAAGCAGCTGCAGTTTTCAGAATCGGTTTCAGTGCTGATTTGATGTTCAACATGGCAGTTCCATCAGCAGAATCCTCTAACGAAGTTCGAATCACGTTCAATAAGCTAACTATAAGACCTCCAACAGCAGGAACTAAGACTACTCGTCCCCATTTGGTTTCAATGGGTTCCTCTCTTAACCATGTGGCACCTTGAGCAGGTATTTCGCCCCAGCTCAAGTCGCGTATTTCATGTACCTACTAAGCAAGAGTATCTACTTATCAGGACTTGAATGATCTTGAAAACAGCATCAAAGGAAAACTTGCACAGCCATGTCTAAAACTAATAACACTACTACCTCTACGTTCGTGATTGAGGAAACTGTGGTTGTATAATCAGTCATGAGATAACTCTTTGAGACAGAAAATGCTG
The nucleotide sequence above comes from Salvia hispanica cultivar TCC Black 2014 chromosome 5, UniMelb_Shisp_WGS_1.0, whole genome shotgun sequence. Encoded proteins:
- the LOC125187983 gene encoding chloride channel protein CLC-e, producing the protein MHCKFTAYSATIHQHGVSSISSLPSLLRITSHPSAKTITFFHKNSFPLHRRRLGIVLCNTNGGGVKDDQAQPIITSSPPEVKQQDDGELPELLQLGNSAILPACFVGLFTGIAIVLFNYTVHEIRDLSWGEIPAQGATWLREEPIETKWGRVVLVPAVGGLIVSLLNVIRTSLEDSADGTAMLNIKSALKPILKTAAACVTLGTGNSLGPEGPSVEIGVSIAKGVGTFLDRGAKRKLSLRAAGSAAGIAAGFNAAVGGCFFAVESVLWPSPAESSLSLTNTTSMVILSAVIASVISEIGLGSEPAFAVPLYDFRSPSELPLYLLLGALCGVISVGLSKCTSFMLDLFDEIERGVGIPRALFPILGGLTVGFIALAYPEILYWGFENVNTLLESRPFSFSLSAQLLVQLVAVKIVTTSLCRASGLVGGYYAPSLFIGAATGMAYGKIVGHLVSISNPVFQLSVLEVASPQAYALVGMAATLAGVCQVPLTAVLLLFELTQDYRIVLPLLGAVGFSAWITSDKTRKKATDTSRESKDVKEVNGNSICELESSLCLNSDSEEDAGNNLADEIMVSQAMRRRYVTTMMSSSLTDVVSLMLEEKQSCAFIVDDDNCLLGQLTLIDIQQFLELSMKKTTRPQVPRVSEVCVSYGGRCVVSCTTTPNMSVLTALSLMNRQGVSQVPVILDDDGRRLVGVLDRESINLACRAFAIRDGLSWFMLEDKLKN